In one Azospirillum sp. TSH100 genomic region, the following are encoded:
- the cobG gene encoding precorrin-3B synthase, with product MTNPVANQPRRRGSCPGVLAPMRVGDGFLLRVRVPAGVLPVEHARRIAELGDRYGNGLIDLSQRGNLQLRGIAADGLEPVTDALRGMGYVSGDAASEAVRNVLCSPTAGLDPTAAMDVRGVARTLDARLAEDTALHDLPPKFGWLVCGGGIGHLADSGTDVRFDAVDGERFLVALGGTLATAAPLGLCRAGDVADVASALGRAFLDLRASLPEPPRRMVGLVAAIGIEAIGKRLSSLISPLPPAHAQTSFALTRQADLWSAESGERIKVRGTHLMDVFGVADPPHPNLLPRGEKGSRGGEVPAFVTTAFPFGRLTAATLAALASACAEIRITPWRALLLVAPSTDAQHVAHAHGAILSHTDRRLKLTACSGMGGCDVGTTDTHATALAIAERAGPLLDPVRMVHVSGCAKGCAHPAIADVTLTARDGVYDVALNAKPGDAACQTQGHPGLSPADAVARVADLLTEEFAGA from the coding sequence ATGACCAACCCTGTCGCCAACCAGCCCAGACGCCGCGGCAGTTGCCCCGGCGTTCTGGCGCCGATGCGGGTCGGCGACGGGTTTCTGCTGCGCGTCCGCGTCCCCGCCGGCGTGCTGCCCGTCGAGCATGCCCGCCGCATCGCGGAACTGGGGGATCGTTACGGCAACGGTCTGATCGATCTCAGCCAGCGTGGCAACCTGCAACTGCGCGGCATCGCCGCCGACGGACTGGAGCCGGTGACCGACGCCCTGCGTGGCATGGGCTATGTCTCCGGCGATGCGGCGAGCGAGGCGGTGCGCAACGTGTTGTGCTCCCCCACCGCCGGGCTGGATCCTACGGCGGCGATGGACGTACGGGGAGTGGCGCGTACGCTCGACGCCCGGTTGGCGGAGGATACCGCGCTGCACGACCTGCCGCCGAAGTTCGGCTGGCTGGTCTGCGGCGGCGGGATCGGCCATCTGGCGGACAGCGGCACGGACGTACGCTTCGATGCTGTGGATGGCGAACGGTTCCTGGTGGCGCTGGGCGGCACGCTGGCGACGGCGGCACCGCTGGGGCTTTGCCGGGCGGGGGACGTGGCGGATGTGGCGTCGGCGCTGGGCCGTGCCTTTCTGGACTTGCGCGCGTCGTTGCCGGAGCCGCCGCGCCGCATGGTGGGCCTGGTCGCGGCGATCGGGATTGAAGCGATAGGGAAGCGCCTCTCCTCCCTGATATCTCCTCTCCCCCCCGCTCACGCGCAAACTTCGTTTGCGCTGACGCGACAGGCGGACCTCTGGTCCGCCGAAAGCGGGGAGAGGATCAAGGTGAGGGGGACGCACCTCATGGATGTCTTCGGCGTTGCCGACCCCCCTCATCCCAACCTTCTCCCCAGGGGAGAGAAGGGATCCCGTGGCGGGGAGGTGCCGGCCTTCGTTACCACTGCCTTCCCCTTCGGTCGCCTGACCGCCGCCACCCTCGCCGCCCTCGCCTCCGCCTGCGCCGAAATCCGCATCACCCCCTGGCGCGCCCTCCTCCTCGTTGCCCCTTCCACGGACGCACAGCACGTCGCCCACGCCCACGGCGCCATCCTGTCCCACACCGACCGCCGGCTGAAGCTAACCGCGTGCAGCGGGATGGGCGGCTGCGATGTCGGCACCACCGACACCCATGCCACCGCGCTCGCCATCGCCGAGCGCGCAGGCCCCTTGCTGGACCCTGTGCGAATGGTGCATGTGTCGGGCTGCGCCAAGGGCTGCGCCCATCCTGCCATCGCCGATGTCACCCTGACCGCCCGCGACGGGGTGTATGACGTCGCCCTGAACGCCAAACCCGGCGATGCCGCCTGCCAAACTCAGGGGCATCCCGGCCTGTCTCCCGCCGACGCCGTGGCCCGCGTCGCGGATCTGTTGACCGAGGAGTTTGCCGGTGCCTGA
- a CDS encoding precorrin-8X methylmutase produces the protein MPEPLYDYIRDGAAIYRQSFATIRSEANLSAIPDDLKPVAVRVIHACGMVDAARDLLFSADVGSAARTALRSGAPILCDSEMVAHGVTRARLPAGNDVVCTLRDPAVPDLAKTIGNTRSAAALDLWGERLGGSVVAIGNAPTALFYLLEMLAAGAPKPAAILGFPVGFVGAMESKEALAENPFGVPYLAIRGRRGGSAMAAAAVNALASDVE, from the coding sequence GTGCCTGAGCCGCTCTACGACTATATCCGCGACGGAGCGGCCATCTACCGCCAGTCCTTCGCCACCATCCGGTCGGAGGCCAATCTGTCCGCCATCCCCGACGATCTGAAGCCGGTGGCGGTCCGCGTCATCCACGCCTGCGGCATGGTCGATGCGGCCCGGGATCTGCTGTTCTCCGCCGATGTCGGCAGCGCCGCCCGCACCGCCCTGCGTTCTGGTGCGCCGATCCTCTGCGACAGCGAAATGGTCGCCCATGGCGTGACCCGCGCCCGGCTGCCGGCCGGCAACGACGTGGTGTGCACGCTCCGCGATCCCGCCGTGCCAGATCTGGCGAAGACCATCGGCAACACCCGCTCCGCCGCCGCACTCGACCTATGGGGCGAGCGGCTCGGCGGCTCGGTGGTCGCCATCGGCAACGCGCCGACCGCCCTGTTCTATCTGCTGGAAATGCTGGCGGCCGGTGCGCCGAAGCCGGCGGCGATCCTCGGCTTTCCCGTCGGCTTCGTCGGCGCCATGGAAAGCAAGGAGGCGCTGGCGGAAAATCCCTTCGGCGTTCCCTATCTGGCGATCCGCGGCCGGCGCGGCGGCAGCGCCATGGCCGCCGCCGCCGTCAACGCGCTGGCGAGCGACGTCGAATGA